A window of the Salipiger sp. H15 genome harbors these coding sequences:
- a CDS encoding ABC transporter substrate-binding protein gives MTIRTLMTAVAAVSALGATCATADEIKVGVIAPFSGPFAQYGVQYQQAIEAYQAQHGTAAGEHEISFIYKDVGGVNPDQSRALAQELLIRDRVDYLAGFTFTPNALAVGPVITQSETPTVIFNAATSAINKVSPFYLRTSYTLPQVSIPAAEWAYDQGIRTVVTTVSDYGPGIDAETSFKRAFEAKGGTVTDSIRMPLSTTDFTPILQRVKDEAPDAVFTFLPGGPPTFSYTKTYNENGLREAGITFLGTAETEETNLQGLGDMAVGLQTAYHYSPAHDSDENRAFLAALTELHPDAVANWASVGAYDGVHLIYEMVAAAGSDGPAAVEAALGLKWESPRGPLEMDPETRTVIQNVYIREVARNAESGLLENVETGVIATVGDLGWTE, from the coding sequence ATGACCATACGGACCCTCATGACCGCCGTCGCGGCGGTCAGCGCCCTCGGTGCGACCTGCGCCACGGCGGACGAGATCAAGGTGGGCGTCATCGCGCCCTTCTCGGGCCCCTTCGCGCAATATGGCGTGCAGTACCAGCAGGCGATCGAGGCCTACCAGGCGCAGCACGGCACGGCCGCGGGCGAGCATGAGATCAGCTTCATCTACAAGGACGTCGGCGGGGTGAACCCCGACCAGTCGCGCGCGCTGGCGCAGGAGCTGCTGATCCGCGACCGCGTCGACTATCTCGCGGGCTTCACCTTCACCCCGAACGCGCTGGCGGTCGGCCCGGTGATCACCCAGTCGGAGACGCCGACGGTGATCTTCAACGCCGCCACCTCGGCGATCAACAAGGTAAGCCCCTTCTACCTGCGCACCAGCTACACGCTGCCGCAGGTGTCCATTCCCGCCGCCGAATGGGCCTACGACCAGGGCATCCGCACCGTGGTCACCACGGTCAGCGACTACGGCCCCGGCATCGACGCCGAGACCTCGTTCAAGCGCGCCTTCGAGGCGAAGGGCGGCACCGTGACGGACAGCATCCGCATGCCGCTCTCGACCACCGATTTCACCCCGATCCTGCAGCGCGTGAAGGACGAGGCGCCGGACGCGGTCTTCACCTTCCTGCCGGGAGGCCCGCCCACCTTCTCCTACACCAAGACCTACAACGAGAACGGTCTGCGCGAGGCGGGGATCACCTTCCTCGGCACCGCCGAGACCGAGGAGACCAACCTGCAGGGGCTCGGCGACATGGCCGTGGGGCTGCAGACCGCCTACCACTACTCGCCCGCGCACGACAGCGACGAGAACCGCGCCTTCCTTGCCGCGCTGACCGAGCTGCATCCCGACGCGGTGGCCAACTGGGCCTCGGTCGGGGCCTATGACGGCGTGCACCTGATCTACGAGATGGTGGCGGCGGCGGGCTCGGACGGGCCGGCGGCGGTCGAGGCGGCGCTCGGCCTCAAGTGGGAAAGCCCGCGCGGCCCGCTCGAGATGGACCCCGAGACCCGCACCGTCATCCAGAACGTCTATATCCGCGAGGTGGCGCGCAACGCCGAGAGCGGGCTTCTGGAGAACGTCGAGACCGGCGTGATCGCCACCGTCGGCGACCTCGGCTGGACCGAGTGA
- a CDS encoding LysR substrate-binding domain-containing protein, with the protein MSLFLVPRVLRYVEAVAEHGSIQAASRALGISASAIDRQVKLLEDRLDLLLFDRQSTGMETTAAGEMFLVLARRWQADENRILSDVKQMQGIDLGVVRLATMDSLANGPLPRVLAAIGEAFPRVQVEVEIMTPDAAMAAVDEGLADLALGFNLRASRDVHVLWSADLPLVCVAAPSHPVAALASISIKEVRAYPLVVQSRALAIRRMLEARHTWLFSDAFPPVVTNSLQLLKQMVCAGTHLALTSELDAAAELLAGRMVAIPMTDAQVRSQSISLVVSVKRTLPRICSAVSKVLIEEIAACADEVRSLRRE; encoded by the coding sequence ATGTCGCTGTTCCTCGTTCCACGGGTCCTGCGCTACGTCGAGGCGGTGGCCGAGCATGGCTCGATCCAGGCGGCGTCGCGGGCGCTGGGCATCTCGGCCTCGGCCATCGACCGGCAGGTGAAGCTGCTCGAGGACCGGCTGGACCTGCTGCTCTTCGACCGGCAGAGCACGGGGATGGAGACGACCGCGGCGGGCGAGATGTTCCTCGTGCTGGCGCGGCGCTGGCAGGCCGATGAGAACCGCATCCTGTCGGACGTGAAGCAGATGCAGGGCATCGACCTCGGCGTCGTCCGCCTCGCGACCATGGACAGCCTCGCGAACGGGCCGCTGCCGCGGGTACTGGCGGCGATCGGCGAGGCCTTTCCCCGGGTCCAGGTCGAGGTCGAGATCATGACGCCCGACGCGGCCATGGCGGCGGTCGACGAGGGGCTCGCCGACCTCGCGCTCGGCTTCAACCTGCGCGCCTCGCGCGACGTGCACGTGCTGTGGTCGGCCGACCTGCCGCTGGTCTGCGTCGCCGCGCCGTCGCATCCCGTCGCCGCGCTTGCCAGCATCTCGATCAAGGAGGTCCGCGCCTATCCGCTGGTGGTGCAGAGCCGGGCGCTGGCGATCCGGCGGATGCTCGAGGCGCGGCACACCTGGCTCTTCAGCGACGCCTTCCCGCCGGTGGTGACCAACTCGCTGCAACTGCTCAAGCAGATGGTTTGCGCCGGAACCCATCTCGCGCTCACCTCGGAACTCGACGCCGCCGCAGAGCTTCTCGCGGGCCGGATGGTGGCGATCCCGATGACCGACGCGCAGGTGCGCAGCCAGTCGATCAGCCTCGTGGTGAGCGTGAAGCGCACGCTGCCGCGGATCTGCTCGGCCGTGTCGAAGGTGCTGATCGAGGAGATCGCTGCCTGCGCGGACGAGGTGCGCAGCCTGCGCCGGGAGTGA
- the uraD gene encoding 2-oxo-4-hydroxy-4-carboxy-5-ureidoimidazoline decarboxylase, with protein sequence MTRGLTTLNSVQREQALAALSPLVERSPWVAEAVVDLRPFASDEALAEALVEVILAAAPARRRALFNVHPELSGSEAAEGRMTAESTSEQGRLGLTALPSGEAARLAALNTAYRARFGHPFIIALHRVPDRAALYQTFEQRLRASPLEEHTTTLSEIASVIRARCRAAFGAAPEPTPNPSSTCPQDSKEHSQ encoded by the coding sequence ATGACACGCGGACTTACCACGCTGAACTCGGTTCAGCGCGAACAGGCTCTTGCGGCCCTCTCCCCGCTCGTCGAACGCTCGCCCTGGGTGGCCGAGGCGGTGGTGGACCTGCGTCCCTTCGCCTCGGACGAGGCGCTGGCCGAGGCGCTGGTCGAGGTCATCCTCGCCGCCGCTCCGGCCCGGCGCCGCGCCCTCTTCAACGTCCATCCCGAGCTTTCCGGCTCCGAGGCGGCCGAGGGGCGGATGACCGCCGAAAGCACGTCGGAACAGGGGCGCCTCGGTCTGACCGCCCTGCCCTCCGGCGAGGCCGCGCGGCTGGCCGCGCTCAACACCGCCTACCGGGCGCGTTTCGGCCACCCGTTCATCATCGCGCTGCACCGCGTGCCCGACCGGGCCGCGCTGTACCAGACCTTCGAGCAACGCCTCCGGGCAAGCCCGCTGGAGGAGCACACCACCACGCTGTCCGAGATCGCCTCGGTGATCCGGGCACGCTGCCGCGCTGCCTTCGGCGCGGCCCCCGAACCCACCCCGAACCCTTCCTCGACATGTCCTCAGGACTCCAAGGAGCACAGCCAATGA
- a CDS encoding TRAP transporter substrate-binding protein: MKHQILALAASVLALTAPAQADTIRVAGNFATDHSSSVAMETFAAKLADLSGGAFEVNLFPARQLGGAAENVQAVKLGAVEIIWVGTAYLTRTVPELEIVGLPFQFESREEAFKVVDGPVGEALDEKLAAQDIMSLGYMELGFRQMTNSVRPIETIEDIAGLKIRLQPNETHLATFRALGANPLAMDVNELYSALEQKVIDGQENPFSIIQVAGYPEVQDYVSNTGHFFDFISVVANKKWFDGLSAEKQAWVTEAMDAAVAEQRVLAAEQDGAALAKIIEMGMTYTEVSPELAAALRETTAGVAAETKARLDPKLVALLDAEMSSVSN; this comes from the coding sequence ATGAAACACCAGATCCTCGCCCTCGCCGCCTCCGTCCTCGCCCTCACCGCCCCGGCGCAGGCCGACACGATCCGGGTCGCCGGGAACTTCGCCACCGACCATTCCTCCTCGGTCGCGATGGAAACCTTTGCCGCGAAACTCGCCGACCTGTCGGGCGGCGCCTTCGAGGTGAACCTCTTCCCGGCCCGCCAGCTGGGCGGCGCGGCCGAGAACGTGCAGGCGGTCAAGCTCGGCGCGGTCGAGATCATCTGGGTCGGCACCGCCTATCTCACCCGCACCGTGCCCGAGCTCGAGATCGTCGGCCTGCCCTTCCAGTTCGAGAGCCGCGAAGAGGCCTTCAAGGTCGTTGACGGCCCCGTGGGCGAGGCGCTCGACGAGAAGCTCGCCGCGCAGGACATCATGTCGCTCGGCTACATGGAGCTCGGGTTCCGGCAGATGACCAACTCGGTTCGACCGATCGAGACGATCGAGGACATCGCCGGGCTCAAGATCCGCCTGCAGCCCAACGAGACCCACCTCGCCACCTTCCGCGCGCTCGGCGCCAACCCGCTGGCGATGGACGTCAACGAGCTTTACTCGGCACTCGAGCAGAAGGTGATCGACGGGCAGGAGAACCCCTTCTCGATCATCCAGGTCGCCGGCTACCCCGAGGTGCAGGACTACGTGTCGAACACCGGGCATTTCTTCGACTTCATCTCGGTCGTCGCCAACAAGAAGTGGTTCGACGGGCTCTCCGCCGAGAAACAGGCCTGGGTCACCGAGGCGATGGATGCCGCCGTCGCCGAGCAGCGCGTGCTCGCCGCCGAGCAGGACGGCGCGGCGCTCGCGAAGATCATCGAGATGGGCATGACCTACACCGAGGTGTCACCCGAGCTTGCCGCCGCCCTGCGCGAGACCACGGCCGGCGTCGCCGCCGAGACCAAGGCCCGGCTCGATCCGAAGCTGGTGGCGCTGCTCGACGCGGAAATGTCCTCGGTGTCGAACTGA
- a CDS encoding TRAP transporter small permease, giving the protein MRQIVPAILARADTGARLMVIAAAALMVAVVSAQVLLRYGFNASLDWADEVSRLAFVTAIFVAIPLGIRDGTHVGIDLVVDRLPAAPRRLVRRGISLIAGLMLLILFRATLHVAGATWSERLGAIDITSSVFFFPVIAGTLHSALHLLHMAADPDTPLP; this is encoded by the coding sequence ATGAGACAGATCGTCCCTGCGATCCTTGCGCGCGCCGACACGGGCGCGCGCCTCATGGTGATCGCCGCCGCCGCCCTCATGGTGGCGGTGGTCTCGGCGCAGGTTCTGCTGCGCTACGGCTTCAACGCCTCGCTCGACTGGGCCGACGAGGTCTCGCGCCTCGCCTTCGTCACCGCGATCTTCGTCGCCATCCCGCTCGGCATCCGCGACGGCACCCATGTCGGCATCGACCTCGTGGTCGACCGCCTGCCCGCCGCGCCCCGGCGGCTGGTCCGGCGGGGCATCAGCCTGATCGCCGGGCTGATGCTGCTGATCCTCTTCAGGGCCACGCTCCATGTCGCGGGCGCCACCTGGAGCGAGCGTCTCGGCGCCATCGACATCACCTCCTCGGTCTTCTTCTTTCCCGTCATCGCGGGCACGCTGCATTCGGCGCTGCACCTGCTGCACATGGCGGCCGATCCGGACACGCCCCTGCCATGA
- a CDS encoding TRAP transporter large permease, translated as MSLAVIACFFVLGVLGMPLAFSLGCAALFGLWLAGFDPAIMPSRMMNAVNSFPLMSIPLFMIAGELMLKGGIMERLVDFANAFVGRMRGGLLQVSIVAGAGLASVSGAAVADASALASTLVPSLKKQYGLGFSSGAVAAAANLGPIIPPSGAMIVYAFMAGSTVSVGGLFMAGVVPGLILFVALMALCWFISWKRDYPLAGEGFALRRALRETRRSVVVFMMPVVVIGGIVAGAFTPTEGAAIGVCYALFIGFFITRRLRVADLPGVLLTAAKTSAMVGAMIAFASTVTFLFTIDLMPMKLAAQIKALTDSPTVFLLLVALMMLVVGMFLESNAANIMLVPLFHPIALQFGIDPLHFGFLFVLNLVIGMLTPPVGVILFVVCGITGVKMTELVRESWPFIAAMYAVLFLCMFVPGLVTGLPRAMGY; from the coding sequence ATGAGCCTTGCCGTCATCGCCTGTTTCTTCGTCCTCGGCGTGCTCGGCATGCCGCTGGCCTTCTCGCTGGGCTGCGCCGCGCTCTTCGGGCTCTGGCTGGCGGGGTTCGATCCAGCGATCATGCCGAGCCGGATGATGAACGCGGTCAATTCCTTCCCGCTCATGTCCATCCCGCTCTTCATGATCGCCGGAGAACTGATGCTGAAGGGCGGGATCATGGAGCGGCTGGTGGACTTCGCCAACGCCTTCGTCGGGCGGATGCGCGGCGGGCTGCTGCAGGTGTCGATCGTCGCGGGCGCCGGGCTAGCCTCGGTCTCGGGCGCGGCGGTGGCCGATGCCTCGGCGCTGGCCTCGACGCTGGTCCCCTCGCTGAAGAAGCAGTACGGGCTCGGCTTTTCCTCGGGGGCCGTGGCTGCCGCCGCCAATCTCGGGCCGATCATCCCGCCCTCGGGGGCGATGATCGTCTATGCCTTCATGGCGGGCTCGACCGTCTCGGTCGGCGGGCTCTTCATGGCGGGCGTGGTGCCGGGACTGATCCTCTTCGTCGCGCTCATGGCCCTTTGCTGGTTCATCTCTTGGAAGCGCGACTACCCGCTGGCCGGCGAGGGGTTCGCGCTCCGCCGCGCCCTGCGCGAGACCCGGCGCTCGGTCGTCGTCTTCATGATGCCCGTGGTGGTGATCGGCGGCATCGTCGCAGGCGCCTTCACCCCCACCGAGGGCGCGGCCATCGGGGTCTGCTACGCGCTCTTCATCGGCTTCTTCATCACCCGCAGGCTGCGCGTCGCGGACCTGCCGGGCGTGCTGCTCACTGCCGCCAAGACCTCGGCCATGGTCGGCGCGATGATCGCCTTCGCCTCGACGGTGACCTTCCTCTTCACCATCGACCTCATGCCGATGAAGCTGGCGGCGCAGATCAAGGCGCTGACCGACAGCCCGACCGTCTTCCTGCTGCTGGTCGCGCTGATGATGCTGGTGGTGGGGATGTTCCTTGAATCGAACGCCGCCAACATCATGCTGGTGCCGCTCTTCCACCCGATCGCGCTGCAGTTCGGCATCGACCCGCTGCACTTCGGCTTTCTCTTCGTGCTGAACCTTGTGATCGGGATGCTGACGCCGCCGGTGGGGGTGATCCTCTTCGTCGTCTGCGGCATCACCGGGGTGAAGATGACCGAGCTCGTGCGCGAGAGCTGGCCCTTCATCGCCGCCATGTACGCCGTGCTCTTCCTGTGCATGTTCGTGCCGGGGCTGGTGACCGGGCTGCCCCGCGCGATGGGCTACTGA
- a CDS encoding aspartate/glutamate racemase family protein → MRLLFANPNTSEAMAGIMAAEARRVAAPGTTIDVCSAAFGSAYISTRGEAAVAGHALLSALAQAYDRHDAVIVGAFIVPAVTAAAKEMMPVPLIATGEAGLAAASVLGQGISILSIGAPARRMTDELVAATGLGGRVVSIRDIGLTGTELTEDQPRADAAAIGLGLRAVEEDRADVIVLGAGSMEGMARRIQPALPVPVVSPVGAAVCMAEMILRLGLPKPRAGNCAQPSGIAMTGLDPALTRLFGGA, encoded by the coding sequence ATGCGCCTTCTCTTCGCCAATCCCAACACCTCCGAGGCCATGGCCGGGATCATGGCCGCCGAGGCCCGCCGCGTCGCCGCGCCCGGCACCACGATCGACGTCTGCAGCGCGGCCTTCGGCTCGGCCTATATCTCGACCCGGGGCGAGGCTGCGGTCGCGGGGCACGCGCTGCTCTCGGCGCTGGCGCAGGCCTATGACCGGCATGACGCGGTGATCGTCGGGGCCTTCATCGTGCCCGCCGTCACCGCCGCGGCAAAGGAGATGATGCCGGTGCCGCTCATCGCCACCGGCGAGGCCGGGCTCGCCGCCGCTTCGGTGCTCGGGCAGGGCATCTCGATCCTCTCCATCGGCGCGCCCGCGCGGCGGATGACCGACGAGCTGGTCGCGGCCACGGGCCTTGGCGGGCGGGTCGTCTCGATCCGCGACATAGGGCTCACCGGCACCGAGCTGACCGAGGACCAGCCGCGCGCCGATGCGGCGGCGATCGGGCTGGGGCTGCGGGCGGTCGAGGAGGACCGCGCCGACGTGATCGTCCTCGGCGCGGGCTCGATGGAGGGCATGGCACGGCGCATCCAGCCGGCGTTGCCGGTGCCGGTGGTCTCGCCCGTCGGGGCGGCGGTCTGCATGGCCGAGATGATCCTGCGCCTCGGCCTGCCGAAGCCGCGCGCGGGCAACTGCGCGCAGCCTTCGGGCATCGCCATGACCGGGCTCGACCCGGCGCTGACCCGGCTCTTCGGCGGCGCCTGA
- a CDS encoding polysaccharide deacetylase translates to MTEDILPRGAPPDLVNTAWRDYGNRVGAFRLFDRLAAIGIRPAVLLNTNLYDEAPEVIAAARAAGAEFVGHGASNSDSLAALPAGEEAAYVARVRARIAAAEGAPPGGWSSPWLAHTPTSLQSLAGADYRYLLDLRLDDQPVWLDAGPKRLLAIPYAAELNDSTSMVGRQMEPRAFAAAILDEARELLESPQPVVMSVVLHSFISGQPWRLRPLAEALAEVAAMPGVWLATPAEIHAAVLAEPSLAAG, encoded by the coding sequence ATGACCGAGGACATCCTGCCGCGCGGCGCGCCGCCGGACCTCGTCAATACGGCTTGGCGCGACTACGGCAACCGTGTGGGCGCGTTCCGGCTCTTCGACCGGCTCGCGGCGATCGGTATCCGGCCCGCGGTGCTGCTGAACACCAACCTCTACGACGAGGCGCCCGAGGTCATCGCCGCCGCCCGCGCCGCCGGGGCCGAGTTCGTCGGCCATGGCGCGTCGAACTCCGACAGCCTCGCGGCGCTGCCCGCGGGGGAGGAAGCGGCCTACGTTGCCCGTGTGCGCGCGCGCATCGCCGCCGCCGAGGGCGCGCCGCCGGGTGGCTGGTCCTCGCCCTGGCTCGCGCACACGCCGACTTCCCTGCAAAGCCTTGCCGGTGCGGACTACCGCTATCTTCTCGACCTGCGGCTCGACGACCAGCCGGTCTGGCTGGACGCCGGACCAAAGCGCCTCCTGGCCATCCCCTATGCCGCCGAGCTCAACGACAGCACCAGCATGGTCGGGCGCCAGATGGAGCCGCGCGCTTTTGCCGCCGCCATCCTCGACGAGGCGCGCGAGCTGCTGGAGAGCCCGCAGCCTGTGGTGATGAGCGTGGTGCTTCACAGCTTCATCTCGGGGCAGCCCTGGCGGCTGCGCCCGCTCGCCGAGGCGCTGGCCGAGGTCGCGGCGATGCCGGGCGTCTGGCTCGCGACCCCCGCCGAGATCCACGCGGCGGTGCTGGCCGAGCCGTCACTGGCGGCGGGCTGA
- a CDS encoding amidohydrolase family protein produces the protein MSDALFRNVRLLDPAHPEGMTSPCDLRVEGGVIAAIGDGLAAPDGARVIEGRGDLLMPGLVNAHFHSSVNHMKGRLPCLPLELFMLYESPALETLRPTPRQAYLRTMLGCIEMLRNGTTAVMDDCFFVPEPTPEIIDAVAQAYADSGIRATLALDEPELSEIEKLPFLAELAPPHLQGALARRPRLKAPDLLALYDHLITRWHCAAEGRIGAAVSCSAPQRVSPEYFAELDALSRAHDLPVLAHMLETRLQRVLGHESFGGRSLVRYTHDLGLLSARMQVIHAIWVDAADLDLIADAGATVAHNPISNLRLGSGVMPLREMLDRGISVSLGVDEAIADDAVNLWSVMKTAGMIHTLSGDDPDRWPTAGEVLRAATEGGGLAMRRPGLGTLALGAPADLNLVDLSSLAFLPLNDLVRQLVHVEQGGSVRLTMVAGRVVAEKGRVVSVDETALLAEAREVFAGIAPVLRRAAAEVADLLPVYRAIHDRAAARDVGMRRKLEKGLL, from the coding sequence ATGAGCGACGCCCTCTTTCGCAACGTCCGCCTGCTCGATCCGGCGCATCCCGAGGGCATGACCTCGCCCTGCGACCTGCGCGTCGAAGGGGGCGTCATCGCCGCCATCGGTGACGGGCTCGCGGCCCCCGACGGGGCGCGGGTGATCGAGGGCCGGGGTGATCTGCTGATGCCGGGGCTGGTCAACGCGCATTTCCATTCCTCGGTGAACCACATGAAGGGGCGGCTGCCCTGCCTGCCGCTCGAGCTCTTCATGCTCTACGAGAGCCCGGCGCTCGAGACGCTGCGCCCGACGCCGCGGCAGGCCTACCTGCGCACGATGCTGGGCTGCATCGAGATGCTGCGAAACGGCACGACCGCGGTGATGGACGACTGCTTCTTCGTGCCCGAGCCCACGCCCGAGATCATCGACGCGGTGGCGCAGGCCTATGCCGACAGCGGCATCCGCGCGACGCTGGCGCTGGACGAGCCCGAGCTGTCCGAGATCGAGAAACTGCCCTTCCTCGCGGAACTCGCGCCGCCGCATCTGCAGGGCGCGCTGGCGCGGCGGCCGAGGCTCAAGGCGCCGGACCTGCTGGCGCTCTACGATCACCTGATCACCCGCTGGCACTGCGCCGCGGAGGGGCGCATCGGGGCGGCGGTCAGCTGCTCGGCGCCGCAGCGGGTCAGCCCCGAGTATTTCGCCGAGCTCGACGCGCTCAGCCGCGCGCATGACCTGCCGGTGCTGGCGCACATGCTGGAGACCCGGCTGCAGCGCGTTCTGGGGCACGAAAGCTTCGGCGGGCGGTCGCTGGTGCGCTACACCCATGACCTCGGCCTGCTCTCCGCGCGGATGCAGGTCATCCACGCGATCTGGGTGGATGCCGCGGACCTCGACCTCATCGCCGACGCGGGTGCGACTGTCGCGCACAACCCGATCAGCAACCTGCGGCTCGGCTCGGGGGTCATGCCCCTGCGCGAGATGCTGGACCGGGGCATCAGCGTCTCGCTCGGGGTCGACGAGGCCATCGCCGACGACGCGGTGAACCTCTGGTCGGTGATGAAGACGGCCGGGATGATCCATACCCTCTCGGGCGACGATCCCGATCGCTGGCCCACCGCGGGCGAGGTGCTGCGCGCGGCGACCGAAGGCGGTGGCCTTGCGATGCGCCGGCCGGGGCTCGGCACGCTGGCCCTCGGCGCGCCCGCCGACCTGAACCTTGTGGACCTCTCGAGCCTCGCCTTCCTGCCGCTCAACGATCTCGTCCGGCAACTGGTGCATGTCGAGCAGGGCGGCTCGGTGCGGTTGACCATGGTGGCGGGGCGGGTGGTCGCCGAGAAGGGGCGTGTCGTCTCGGTCGACGAGACGGCGCTGCTCGCCGAGGCGCGCGAGGTCTTCGCCGGGATCGCCCCGGTGCTGCGCCGCGCCGCCGCCGAGGTGGCGGACCTGCTGCCGGTCTACCGCGCCATACACGACCGCGCCGCCGCCCGCGACGTCGGGATGCGGCGCAAGCTCGAGAAAGGTCTCCTGTGA
- a CDS encoding aspartate/glutamate racemase family protein — translation MRLLALNPNTSPEVTAAFVAEARRIAPEGTLIDGVTGGFGARIVTTEAENLIAAHAALELAAQHAGGVDGVILAISFDTALRALSELLPVPVVGLTEAALAATGGVPFGVVIFGASSQPLYARLLEGYGYSPAGWEVIEFASREDYLDAERRDGAVLGAIDKLAQAGAQAVVILGAAIVGMAARLAPRAAVPVSDGAAALALCRDRIAGGAAQPARPVPIAESIGLSPALAALLAGTQP, via the coding sequence ATGCGCCTGCTCGCCCTCAATCCCAACACCTCGCCCGAGGTGACCGCGGCCTTCGTGGCCGAGGCCCGCCGCATCGCGCCCGAGGGCACCCTCATCGACGGCGTCACCGGCGGCTTCGGCGCGCGGATCGTGACCACCGAGGCCGAGAACCTGATCGCCGCCCATGCCGCGCTGGAGCTTGCGGCGCAGCACGCGGGCGGGGTCGACGGGGTGATCCTCGCGATCTCCTTCGACACCGCGCTGCGCGCGCTTTCGGAGCTGCTGCCGGTGCCGGTGGTCGGGCTGACCGAGGCGGCGCTGGCGGCGACCGGCGGCGTGCCCTTCGGCGTGGTGATCTTCGGCGCCTCGAGCCAGCCGCTCTACGCGCGCCTGCTGGAGGGCTACGGCTACAGCCCCGCCGGCTGGGAGGTCATCGAGTTCGCCTCGCGCGAGGACTATCTCGACGCCGAGCGGCGCGACGGCGCGGTGCTCGGGGCCATCGACAAGCTGGCGCAGGCGGGGGCGCAGGCGGTGGTGATCCTCGGCGCCGCGATCGTCGGCATGGCGGCGCGTCTCGCGCCCCGCGCGGCGGTCCCGGTCAGCGACGGCGCCGCGGCGCTGGCGCTCTGCCGGGACAGGATCGCCGGGGGTGCGGCTCAGCCCGCCCGGCCGGTGCCGATCGCGGAAAGCATCGGCCTCTCGCCCGCGCTCGCCGCCCTGCTCGCCGGGACGCAGCCATGA
- a CDS encoding TRAP transporter large permease translates to MLGIEGAALGFALLLFLLFIGQHIATALFTVAVLGAWLFFGDAMLRPFGTMMWGTLNNFLLVAIPLFVLMGEILVRGGVTERMYRALADWTRPLPGGLLHTNIAASTVFAAISGSSVATAATIGTVAFPTFRRQNYAEAWVAGSVASGATLGILIPPSINLIIYGAITNTSIGALFLAGVLPGLILALAFMAIIIVASLLNPSVAGRPERMAPWPERRKRLGDLLPPLAIFVLVMGAIYLGFATPTEAAGVGVVGAFLLTACYRSLSWRMLREALISTVTTTAMTLLILVAAFYLNFILGVLGVPGQVSAFVSELQVGPVAMLVLLVVLYLILGCFLDALAMMIATIPVVMPVVTHLGYDSVWFGIFLVMMCELALITPPVGMNLYVTQSVRGRGQVGTVILGVLPFLACILGVVALISIFPGLL, encoded by the coding sequence ATGCTGGGCATTGAAGGCGCGGCCCTCGGCTTTGCGCTGCTGCTGTTCCTGCTGTTCATCGGGCAGCACATCGCCACGGCGCTCTTCACCGTCGCGGTGCTGGGCGCATGGCTCTTCTTCGGCGACGCCATGCTGCGGCCCTTCGGCACGATGATGTGGGGCACGCTCAACAACTTCCTGCTGGTCGCGATCCCGCTCTTCGTGCTGATGGGCGAGATCCTCGTGCGCGGCGGGGTGACCGAGCGCATGTACCGTGCGCTGGCCGACTGGACGCGGCCGCTGCCGGGCGGGCTGCTGCACACCAATATCGCCGCCTCGACGGTCTTCGCCGCGATCTCGGGCTCGTCGGTTGCCACGGCGGCGACCATCGGCACCGTCGCCTTCCCGACCTTCCGCCGCCAGAACTACGCCGAAGCCTGGGTCGCGGGCAGCGTCGCCTCGGGCGCGACGCTGGGCATCCTGATCCCGCCCTCGATCAACCTGATCATCTACGGCGCGATCACCAACACCTCGATCGGCGCGCTCTTCCTCGCCGGGGTGCTGCCGGGGCTCATCCTCGCGCTGGCCTTCATGGCGATCATCATCGTGGCGAGCCTGCTCAATCCTTCGGTCGCGGGCCGCCCCGAGCGCATGGCGCCCTGGCCCGAGCGCCGCAAGCGGCTGGGGGACTTGCTGCCGCCGCTGGCCATCTTCGTGCTGGTGATGGGGGCGATCTACCTCGGCTTCGCGACGCCCACCGAGGCGGCCGGGGTGGGGGTGGTCGGAGCCTTCCTGCTCACCGCCTGCTACCGCTCGCTCAGTTGGCGGATGCTGCGCGAGGCGCTGATCTCCACCGTCACCACCACGGCGATGACGCTGCTGATCCTCGTTGCCGCCTTTTACCTCAACTTCATCCTCGGCGTGCTGGGCGTGCCCGGTCAGGTCTCGGCCTTCGTGTCGGAGCTGCAGGTCGGGCCGGTGGCGATGCTGGTACTGCTGGTGGTGCTCTACCTGATCCTCGGCTGCTTCCTCGACGCGCTCGCGATGATGATCGCGACGATCCCGGTGGTGATGCCGGTGGTCACGCACCTCGGCTATGACAGCGTCTGGTTCGGCATCTTCCTCGTGATGATGTGCGAGCTTGCGCTGATTACCCCGCCGGTGGGCATGAACCTCTACGTGACGCAAAGCGTGCGCGGGCGCGGGCAGGTGGGCACGGTGATCCTTGGCGTGCTGCCCTTCCTCGCCTGCATCCTCGGGGTGGTGGCGCTCATCTCGATCTTCCCGGGACTGCTCTGA